Proteins found in one Bacillus subtilis subsp. subtilis str. 168 genomic segment:
- the yvbI gene encoding hypothetical protein (Evidence 4: Unknown function but conserved in other organisms; PubMedId: 15849754, 16850406) has protein sequence MYCPQCGHQTDGGNFCEKCGSPLPGQSGHQHAAQTGAAAKQAAKQFGSFVLSVLKRPYQECKATGGEQLISAIITMVLFSLLTPLMFYILFSDGPGSVSFTAIFLEPTIYFILFLFGLHACIFFALKIAGNQVSFKDSFSRFGAFLIPFTAILILALFFFLLHTDICFTILAVGLIGAFFAIPPAMLSSYQHSYKGKVDFIYSTIVIYLIICVTFQLIIEHYVKEIFRYMLF, from the coding sequence ATGTATTGTCCTCAATGCGGCCATCAAACAGATGGCGGAAATTTTTGTGAGAAATGCGGATCACCGCTCCCCGGTCAATCAGGCCACCAGCATGCAGCTCAAACTGGAGCCGCTGCAAAGCAAGCAGCAAAACAGTTCGGTTCATTTGTCTTATCCGTCCTGAAACGCCCTTATCAGGAATGTAAAGCAACAGGCGGAGAACAGCTGATCAGCGCAATCATTACGATGGTTCTTTTCAGTTTGCTGACCCCTTTGATGTTTTATATTCTTTTTTCAGACGGTCCCGGAAGCGTAAGCTTTACAGCAATCTTCTTAGAGCCAACCATTTATTTTATTTTATTTCTATTTGGCCTGCATGCATGCATCTTTTTCGCCCTGAAAATCGCGGGAAACCAAGTGTCTTTCAAGGATTCATTCTCAAGATTCGGAGCATTTCTTATTCCTTTTACGGCTATTTTGATTCTTGCCCTTTTCTTCTTTTTATTACATACAGACATTTGCTTTACCATATTAGCCGTTGGTTTAATCGGTGCATTCTTCGCCATTCCTCCTGCGATGCTGAGCAGTTACCAGCATTCATATAAAGGGAAGGTTGATTTCATTTACTCAACGATTGTGATTTATCTGATCATCTGCGTTACATTTCAGCTTATTATCGAACACTATGTCAAAGAAATTTTCCGTTATATGCTCTTTTAA
- the yvbJ gene encoding hypothetical protein (Evidence 4: Unknown function but conserved in other organisms; PubMedId: 15155184), producing the protein MLFCKNCGSQNNEGAKFCKQCGTPIGGGSKQANQETASTAETRQAPRKPIPKKTIILWSSIAAACVILFAAYKTGAYFTSKDRLVDKFEQAVNDGDQDQIATLLTPVNDNLKLTKNNVKPFLTYLKDHPDKKDELFASLRDETAQKDIVYAEKDGKSLLVFDHYDLKVAPVYFEVSSNYKNTDLYVNKEEAGSVKKADQAQTLGPYIPGEYTVSAKLKNDVVDLVKKEDIQAIGDSSFRVDLSLEADDVTFSLANDIKSGKGDLLINGKSIHKDPFKSVTYGPLLTDGSMTASVEAEFPWGKTKTAGVPIDDKEMELTLIPDQDTQEQIMNTIVKTTKQYSKALSDGNTAQMTEASANWKAETKDTVDSMKSADSYLKDRYLETDFDLDTFALSQKNDGTWQVSVTGKELHQSSSYNDYTKSEMTDDSPSYEYLLSYDKKQKKWIFEDAESTFESAGTNIKKIKNDKPETYTSAWAGSKNKGSESSASGDVTDEQVTLFMGSYLQSQADAVNQNNFSLMEDSLEKGSSLYSDQQHLVSKLNKEGTTEDFNNYEVKSWSQNGSAITIKTYEEFYITKSGGSPKLRTYNWTYTGVVKNGRIYLTSIQ; encoded by the coding sequence ATGTTATTTTGTAAGAATTGCGGCTCCCAGAATAATGAAGGAGCCAAGTTTTGTAAACAATGCGGCACCCCGATCGGAGGGGGCAGCAAACAGGCAAATCAAGAAACAGCTAGCACTGCAGAAACGAGGCAGGCTCCGCGAAAACCGATCCCTAAGAAAACCATCATTTTATGGAGCAGCATTGCCGCGGCGTGCGTTATATTATTCGCCGCATATAAAACCGGAGCGTATTTTACTTCAAAGGATAGGTTAGTAGACAAGTTTGAACAGGCCGTAAATGATGGGGATCAGGACCAAATCGCGACTCTGCTTACACCGGTAAATGACAATCTTAAACTCACTAAAAATAATGTAAAACCGTTTCTTACATATTTGAAGGATCATCCAGACAAAAAAGATGAACTTTTTGCATCGCTGCGTGATGAAACAGCCCAGAAGGATATCGTATATGCGGAAAAAGACGGGAAAAGCCTGCTGGTATTTGACCATTATGACTTAAAGGTAGCACCTGTTTATTTTGAAGTGAGCAGCAATTATAAAAATACCGATCTATATGTCAATAAAGAGGAAGCCGGATCTGTAAAGAAAGCAGATCAAGCACAAACCCTTGGTCCGTACATTCCCGGCGAATATACAGTCTCAGCCAAACTGAAAAACGATGTCGTTGACCTTGTGAAAAAGGAAGACATTCAGGCGATTGGCGATAGCAGCTTTCGTGTTGATCTCTCATTGGAAGCAGACGATGTGACATTCAGCTTAGCGAATGACATCAAGAGCGGGAAGGGAGATTTGCTGATTAACGGTAAATCAATTCATAAAGATCCGTTCAAATCCGTAACATATGGTCCGCTGCTGACAGATGGATCAATGACAGCTTCAGTCGAGGCAGAATTTCCGTGGGGAAAAACAAAAACTGCCGGCGTTCCGATCGATGATAAAGAAATGGAGTTAACGTTAATTCCTGATCAAGATACACAGGAACAGATTATGAACACAATTGTCAAAACAACAAAACAATACTCCAAAGCTCTATCTGATGGGAATACAGCCCAGATGACAGAGGCAAGTGCCAATTGGAAGGCGGAGACGAAGGACACCGTCGATTCTATGAAAAGCGCGGATTCATACTTAAAAGATAGATACTTGGAAACTGATTTTGACCTGGACACATTTGCCCTCTCTCAGAAAAACGACGGAACGTGGCAGGTATCGGTAACAGGAAAAGAACTTCACCAGTCTTCTTCGTATAACGACTATACAAAGTCTGAAATGACTGACGACAGTCCGAGTTATGAATATCTTCTTTCATATGATAAAAAACAGAAAAAGTGGATTTTCGAAGATGCAGAATCAACATTCGAATCTGCAGGCACAAATATAAAGAAAATCAAAAATGATAAACCAGAGACATACACTTCCGCCTGGGCTGGCTCGAAAAACAAAGGCAGTGAAAGCTCTGCAAGCGGCGATGTTACAGATGAACAAGTGACATTATTTATGGGCAGTTATCTGCAAAGTCAGGCAGATGCCGTGAATCAAAATAATTTCTCACTGATGGAAGACAGCCTTGAAAAAGGCAGTTCCCTTTATTCCGACCAGCAGCATCTCGTGTCGAAATTAAATAAAGAGGGGACAACAGAAGACTTTAATAACTATGAAGTGAAAAGCTGGAGCCAAAATGGGTCGGCTATCACGATTAAGACGTATGAAGAATTCTATATCACAAAATCAGGCGGCAGTCCAAAGCTCAGAACATATAACTGGACCTACACCGGCGTAGTGAAGAACGGAAGAATTTACTTAACGTCTATTCAATAA
- the yvbK gene encoding putative N-acyltransferase (Evidence 3: Putative function from multiple computational evidences; Product type e: enzyme), with the protein MNMQKLRIELGEETNDELYDLLLLADPSKDIVDEYLERGECYTAWAGDELAGVYVLLKTRPQTVEIVNIAVKESLQKKGFGKQLVLDAIEKAKKLGADTIEIGTGNSSIHQLSLYQKCGFRIQAIDHDFFLRHYDEDIFENGIQCRDMVRLYLDL; encoded by the coding sequence ATGAATATGCAAAAGCTCAGGATTGAATTAGGAGAAGAAACAAATGACGAATTATATGATCTATTGCTGCTCGCCGATCCATCGAAAGACATTGTAGATGAATATCTTGAGAGGGGAGAATGTTACACAGCTTGGGCCGGTGATGAGCTTGCAGGGGTTTATGTATTGCTAAAAACAAGGCCGCAAACAGTTGAAATTGTAAATATTGCGGTAAAAGAATCTCTTCAGAAGAAAGGCTTTGGCAAACAGCTTGTACTTGACGCCATCGAAAAAGCGAAGAAGCTGGGGGCGGACACGATTGAAATCGGAACGGGGAATTCGAGCATTCATCAGCTTTCCCTCTATCAAAAATGCGGATTCCGCATTCAGGCGATCGACCACGATTTCTTTCTCAGACATTATGATGAGGACATTTTTGAAAACGGGATTCAATGCCGCGATATGGTAAGGCTTTATTTGGATCTCTGA
- the eno gene encoding enolase (Evidence 1a: Function from experimental evidences in the studied strain; PubMedId: 8021172, 9588797, 12682299, 15301535, 19193632, 19215769, 25355936; Product type e: enzyme): protein MPYIVDVYAREVLDSRGNPTVEVEVYTETGAFGRALVPSGASTGEYEAVELRDGDKDRYLGKGVLTAVNNVNEIIAPELLGFDVTEQNAIDQLLIELDGTENKGKLGANAILGVSMACARAAADFLQIPLYQYLGGFNSKTLPVPMMNIVNGGEHADNNVDIQEFMIMPVGAPNFREALRMGAQIFHSLKSVLSAKGLNTAVGDEGGFAPNLGSNEEALQTIVEAIEKAGFKPGEEVKLAMDAASSEFYNKEDGKYHLSGEGVVKTSAEMVDWYEELVSKYPIISIEDGLDENDWEGHKLLTERLGKKVQLVGDDLFVTNTKKLSEGIKNGVGNSILIKVNQIGTLTETFDAIEMAKRAGYTAVISHRSGETEDSTIADIAVATNAGQIKTGAPSRTDRVAKYNQLLRIEDQLAETAQYHGINSFYNLNK from the coding sequence ATGCCATACATTGTTGATGTTTATGCACGCGAAGTATTAGACTCCCGCGGCAACCCAACAGTTGAAGTTGAAGTATATACAGAAACAGGAGCTTTCGGCCGCGCATTAGTGCCAAGCGGAGCTTCTACAGGTGAATACGAAGCGGTTGAGCTTCGTGACGGCGACAAAGACCGTTACCTTGGAAAAGGCGTGTTAACAGCTGTTAACAACGTAAACGAAATCATTGCTCCAGAGCTTCTTGGCTTTGATGTAACTGAACAAAACGCAATCGATCAGCTTTTAATCGAGCTTGACGGTACTGAAAACAAAGGCAAACTTGGTGCGAACGCAATCCTTGGCGTATCTATGGCTTGTGCGCGTGCTGCTGCTGATTTCTTACAGATTCCTCTTTACCAATACCTTGGAGGATTCAACTCAAAAACGCTTCCTGTACCGATGATGAACATCGTAAACGGCGGAGAGCATGCTGATAACAACGTGGATATTCAAGAATTCATGATCATGCCTGTAGGTGCTCCTAACTTCCGTGAAGCACTTCGCATGGGCGCTCAAATCTTCCACAGCCTGAAATCAGTATTAAGCGCAAAAGGCTTAAACACTGCTGTAGGTGACGAAGGCGGATTCGCTCCAAACCTTGGTTCTAACGAAGAAGCGCTTCAAACAATCGTTGAAGCAATCGAAAAAGCCGGCTTCAAACCTGGCGAAGAAGTTAAACTTGCTATGGATGCTGCATCTTCTGAGTTCTACAACAAAGAAGACGGCAAATACCATCTGTCTGGCGAAGGCGTTGTGAAAACATCTGCTGAAATGGTTGACTGGTATGAAGAGCTTGTTTCTAAATACCCAATCATCTCGATCGAAGACGGACTTGACGAAAACGACTGGGAAGGCCACAAGCTTCTTACTGAGCGTCTTGGCAAAAAAGTTCAGCTTGTTGGTGACGACCTCTTCGTTACAAACACGAAAAAACTTTCTGAAGGTATTAAAAACGGCGTAGGCAACTCTATCCTGATCAAAGTAAACCAAATCGGTACATTGACTGAAACATTCGATGCGATCGAAATGGCGAAACGCGCAGGCTACACAGCTGTTATCTCTCACCGTTCTGGTGAAACTGAAGACAGCACAATCGCTGACATCGCTGTGGCAACAAACGCAGGACAAATCAAAACAGGTGCTCCGTCTCGTACGGACCGTGTTGCGAAATACAACCAGCTTCTTCGCATCGAAGATCAGTTGGCTGAAACTGCTCAATACCACGGTATCAACTCTTTCTACAACTTAAACAAGTAA
- the pgm gene encoding phosphoglycerate mutase (Evidence 1a: Function from experimental evidences in the studied strain; PubMedId: 9830105, 10869096, 12682299, 19193632, 22720735; Product type e: enzyme), translating to MSKKPAALIILDGFGLRNETVGNAVALAKKPNFDRYWNQYPHQTLTASGEAVGLPEGQMGNSEVGHLNIGAGRIVYQSLTRVNVAIREGEFERNQTFLDAISNAKENNKALHLFGLLSDGGVHSHINHLFALLKLAKKEGLTKVYIHGFLDGRDVGPQTAKTYINQLNDQIKEIGVGEIASISGRYYSMDRDKRWDRVEKAYRAMAYGEGPSYRSALDVVDDSYANGIYDEFVIPSVITKENGEPVAKIQDGDSVIFYNFRPDRAIQISNTFTNKDFRDFDRGENYPKNLYFVCLTHFSETVDGYVAFKPINLDNTVGEVLSQHGLKQLRIAETEKYPHVTFFMSGGREAEFPGEERILINSPKVATYDLKPEMSAYEVKDALVKEIEADKHDAIILNFANPDMVGHSGMVEPTIKAIEAVDECLGEVVDAILAKGGHAIITADHGNADILITESGEPHTAHTTNPVPVIVTKEGITLREGGILGDLAPTLLDLLGVEKPKEMTGTSLIQK from the coding sequence ATGAGTAAAAAACCAGCTGCACTCATCATTCTTGATGGGTTCGGATTACGTAACGAAACAGTAGGGAACGCAGTCGCTTTAGCGAAAAAACCGAATTTTGACCGCTATTGGAACCAGTATCCTCATCAAACTTTGACTGCTTCAGGCGAGGCTGTAGGTCTTCCTGAAGGGCAAATGGGGAACTCCGAAGTAGGTCACTTAAATATCGGTGCGGGACGTATTGTGTACCAAAGCTTAACACGCGTAAATGTTGCCATTCGTGAAGGAGAGTTCGAACGCAATCAAACATTCCTTGACGCGATCAGCAACGCGAAAGAAAACAACAAAGCCTTGCACCTGTTCGGTCTTTTATCTGACGGAGGCGTGCACAGCCATATCAATCATTTATTCGCACTGTTAAAGCTTGCGAAAAAAGAAGGGCTGACAAAGGTTTATATCCATGGCTTCCTTGACGGCCGTGATGTAGGTCCGCAGACAGCGAAAACGTACATCAACCAGTTGAACGATCAAATCAAGGAAATCGGTGTAGGTGAAATCGCCAGCATTTCCGGACGTTACTACTCTATGGACCGCGACAAACGCTGGGACCGTGTAGAAAAAGCGTACCGCGCAATGGCGTACGGCGAAGGCCCATCTTACCGCAGCGCCCTGGATGTTGTTGATGATTCATATGCAAATGGTATCTACGATGAATTCGTGATTCCATCTGTCATCACAAAAGAAAACGGTGAGCCTGTTGCGAAAATCCAAGACGGCGATTCTGTGATTTTCTATAATTTCAGACCGGACCGCGCCATCCAGATTTCCAACACGTTCACAAACAAAGACTTCCGTGACTTCGACCGCGGCGAGAATTATCCAAAGAACCTGTATTTCGTCTGCCTGACTCACTTCAGTGAAACAGTTGACGGCTATGTAGCGTTTAAACCGATAAATCTTGATAACACAGTCGGAGAAGTATTATCTCAGCACGGGTTAAAACAGCTTCGAATTGCAGAAACTGAAAAGTATCCGCACGTCACGTTCTTTATGAGCGGCGGCCGTGAAGCTGAATTCCCGGGTGAAGAGCGTATTCTCATCAACTCGCCTAAAGTTGCAACGTATGACTTGAAGCCTGAGATGAGTGCGTATGAAGTGAAAGACGCGCTTGTCAAAGAAATTGAAGCTGACAAGCATGACGCGATCATTCTTAACTTCGCAAACCCTGATATGGTCGGCCACTCCGGAATGGTTGAACCAACAATTAAAGCAATTGAAGCAGTGGACGAATGCTTGGGCGAAGTCGTTGACGCGATCCTTGCTAAAGGCGGACACGCTATCATTACCGCTGATCACGGTAATGCTGACATTCTGATTACAGAATCAGGCGAACCGCACACTGCGCATACAACAAACCCAGTCCCTGTGATTGTAACGAAAGAAGGCATTACGCTGCGTGAAGGCGGAATCCTAGGCGACCTTGCACCAACGTTATTAGACCTTCTTGGTGTTGAAAAACCGAAAGAAATGACAGGAACATCTTTAATTCAAAAATAA
- the tpiA gene encoding triose phosphate isomerase (Evidence 2a: Function from experimental evidences in other organisms; PubMedId: 8021172, 12682299; Product type e: enzyme): protein MRKPIIAGNWKMNKTLGEAVSFVEEVKSSIPAADKAEAVVCAPALFLEKLASAVKGTDLKVGAQNMHFEESGAFTGEISPVALKDLGVDYCVIGHSERREMFAETDETVNKKAHAAFKHGIVPIICVGETLEEREAGKTNDLVADQVKKGLAGLSEEQVAASVIAYEPIWAIGTGKSSTAKDANDVCAHIRKTVAESFSQEAADKLRIQYGGSVKPANIKEYMAESDIDGALVGGASLEPQSFVQLLEEGQYE from the coding sequence ATGAGAAAACCAATTATCGCCGGTAACTGGAAAATGAACAAAACACTCGGCGAAGCTGTCAGCTTCGTTGAAGAAGTGAAATCTTCCATTCCAGCAGCAGACAAAGCTGAAGCTGTTGTTTGCGCGCCAGCGCTTTTCTTAGAAAAGCTTGCTTCTGCTGTGAAAGGCACTGACCTAAAAGTCGGCGCTCAAAACATGCACTTCGAAGAAAGCGGCGCGTTCACAGGCGAAATCAGCCCGGTTGCTCTGAAAGACCTTGGCGTTGACTACTGCGTCATCGGCCACTCTGAGCGCCGTGAAATGTTCGCTGAAACTGATGAAACAGTTAACAAAAAAGCACACGCAGCTTTCAAACACGGCATTGTGCCGATCATCTGTGTAGGTGAAACGCTTGAAGAGCGTGAAGCCGGCAAAACAAATGATCTTGTTGCTGACCAAGTGAAAAAAGGCCTTGCTGGTCTTTCTGAAGAACAAGTTGCTGCTTCTGTTATTGCGTATGAGCCAATCTGGGCAATCGGAACAGGCAAATCTTCTACAGCGAAAGATGCGAATGACGTGTGTGCGCATATCCGTAAAACCGTCGCTGAAAGCTTCAGCCAAGAAGCTGCAGACAAGCTTCGCATCCAATATGGCGGAAGCGTAAAGCCTGCAAACATTAAAGAATATATGGCAGAGTCCGATATTGACGGTGCTTTGGTCGGCGGCGCGAGCCTTGAGCCACAGTCATTCGTTCAATTATTGGAGGAAGGTCAATATGAGTAA
- the pgk gene encoding phosphoglycerate kinase (Evidence 1a: Function from experimental evidences in the studied strain; PubMedId: 10559176, 12682299, 22720735; Product type e: enzyme): MNKKTLKDIDVKGKVVFCRVDFNVPMKDGEVTDDTRIRAALPTIKHLADQGAKVLLASHLGRPKGEVVEELRLTPVAARLGELLGKEVKKADEAYGDAVKAQISEMKDGDVLVLENVRFYPGEEKNDPELAKAFAELADVYVNDAFGAAHRAHASTAGIAEHLPAVAGFLMEKELDVLGKAVSNPDRPFTAIIGGAKVKDKIGVIESLLDKVDNLIIGGGLAYTFVKALGYEVGKSLLEEDKIELAKSFMDRAKEKGVNFYMPEDVLVADDFSNDANVKIVPISEIPSDLEAIDIGTKTRETYADVIKNSKLVVWNGPMGVFEIDLFAQGTKAVAEALAEAKDTYSVIGGGDSAAAVEKFGLADKMSHISTGGGASLEFMEGKELPGVAALNDK; this comes from the coding sequence ATGAATAAAAAAACTCTCAAAGACATCGACGTAAAAGGCAAAGTTGTATTCTGCCGCGTTGACTTTAACGTTCCAATGAAAGACGGGGAAGTAACAGACGATACACGTATCCGTGCTGCGCTTCCAACAATCAAACACCTTGCAGACCAAGGCGCAAAAGTCCTTCTTGCGAGCCACTTAGGCCGCCCGAAAGGCGAAGTGGTTGAGGAGCTTCGTTTAACTCCTGTCGCTGCACGTCTCGGCGAACTGCTTGGCAAAGAAGTGAAAAAAGCGGATGAAGCATACGGCGATGCTGTAAAAGCACAAATTTCTGAGATGAAGGACGGAGACGTTCTTGTATTGGAAAACGTACGTTTCTATCCTGGTGAAGAGAAAAATGATCCTGAGCTTGCAAAAGCATTTGCTGAGCTTGCAGATGTATATGTAAATGACGCATTCGGTGCTGCCCACCGTGCTCACGCATCTACAGCTGGAATTGCCGAGCATCTGCCAGCAGTTGCAGGTTTCTTAATGGAAAAAGAGCTTGATGTACTTGGAAAAGCGGTTTCCAATCCTGACCGCCCGTTCACAGCGATCATCGGCGGAGCGAAAGTAAAAGACAAAATCGGTGTAATCGAAAGTCTTCTTGATAAAGTAGACAACCTGATCATCGGCGGAGGTCTTGCTTATACTTTCGTAAAAGCGCTTGGCTATGAAGTCGGGAAATCTCTTCTTGAAGAGGATAAAATCGAGCTTGCGAAATCATTTATGGACCGCGCTAAAGAAAAAGGCGTTAACTTCTACATGCCTGAAGATGTACTCGTTGCAGATGATTTCTCTAACGATGCAAACGTGAAAATTGTGCCGATCTCTGAAATCCCTAGTGATTTAGAAGCAATCGACATTGGTACGAAAACACGCGAAACGTATGCTGACGTCATCAAAAACAGCAAACTTGTCGTGTGGAACGGACCAATGGGCGTATTCGAAATCGACTTGTTCGCTCAAGGAACAAAAGCGGTTGCGGAAGCATTGGCAGAGGCGAAAGATACATACTCTGTCATCGGCGGAGGAGACTCTGCGGCAGCGGTTGAAAAATTCGGCCTTGCTGACAAAATGAGCCACATCTCAACAGGCGGCGGCGCATCCCTTGAGTTTATGGAAGGCAAAGAGCTTCCAGGGGTAGCTGCACTGAACGATAAATAA